From one Streptomyces sp. SCSIO 30461 genomic stretch:
- a CDS encoding transposase yields the protein MAAAFGPESEGELPYAKRLLSSLDQTMLLLADTAFDGNEFLDAVHQSGARFLVRSGARRVPTPAGHLGDGSYIARIGYGVLPVLLPVRVIEATVTVTLADGTVRTEQWRLITNLLDPVRFPAAELVDLYHRRWQAETTYFSIKATMLDGRVLRSRSTDGLDQEVYALLTAYQALIRASDDALTGRPEVPRERISFIVLLAAATNTVTAGHGIFPGTPIDLVGTIGHAALSDLLPAHRRQRVKARTRKNPTSKYGPNAGQHPQKAQNYTVHTTVAFFAHGLNSRSRR from the coding sequence ATAGCCGCCGCTTTCGGACCGGAGTCCGAGGGTGAACTCCCCTATGCCAAACGGCTTCTGTCCTCCCTGGACCAGACGATGCTCCTGCTGGCCGACACGGCCTTCGATGGCAACGAGTTCCTTGATGCCGTCCATCAGAGCGGGGCGCGGTTCCTGGTGCGCTCCGGGGCCCGCCGCGTCCCCACCCCCGCCGGGCACCTGGGCGACGGCTCCTATATCGCCCGCATCGGCTACGGCGTCCTGCCGGTGCTGCTGCCGGTGCGCGTGATCGAGGCAACCGTCACCGTCACCCTGGCCGATGGCACCGTCCGCACCGAGCAGTGGCGGCTGATCACCAATCTGCTGGACCCCGTCCGTTTCCCGGCCGCCGAGCTCGTTGATCTATATCACCGCAGGTGGCAGGCGGAAACCACGTATTTCTCGATCAAAGCCACGATGCTCGACGGCCGCGTCTTGCGCTCCCGCAGCACCGACGGCCTCGACCAGGAGGTCTACGCCCTGCTCACCGCCTACCAGGCCCTGATCCGCGCCAGCGACGACGCCCTGACCGGACGGCCGGAAGTACCCAGGGAACGGATCAGTTTCATCGTCCTGCTGGCCGCCGCAACCAACACCGTCACCGCCGGCCATGGAATCTTCCCCGGCACCCCCATCGACCTGGTCGGCACGATCGGCCACGCCGCCCTGAGCGACCTCCTGCCCGCCCACCGACGGCAACGAGTGAAGGCCCGCACCCGCAAGAACCCCACCAGCAAGTACGGACCGAACGCCGGACAGCACCCCCAGAAGGCCCAGAACTACACCGTCCACACCACCGTCGCGTTCTTCGCCCACGGCCTCAACAGCCGCTCACGGCGCTAA
- a CDS encoding ATP-grasp domain-containing protein → MAVLHRGGGSAELAEIEQAARDVCQPVMFFDRSVVTEDSALVREAEALFPVRIFDLPKLIECVREAEVEGVTTFHDWEVQNVAAVASALRLPGLSTGPGPWDKLTQRTRLAAVGLTKVTAVSVDSPQTFAEALDRVHLPAVLKPRRGVGGSGIAFVDSESDADYQLGHRTKWSDLLLESRLPPFEHPRTEWLADYVSVEMASTQDDHVPVAIFDKAPVSVHRHTGPDASDAVSVTGDLTPTMLPHIVRMRVLDYVRKVLDALRVRWCVTHTEVKLLPDAVDLIEVNGRVGGHLPRLLGVLGGPNLLTIAMNLALAQEPEIPPLADGATQGYAMGLFPAFGERTGTVHSAVSRDQLERYPCVIQVDEVAEHGAPRRASGYRVANVVLRAGEEEELTLAVTAIASGIATLFSADGLDEDPWFENFRSKNR, encoded by the coding sequence GTGGCGGTACTGCACAGAGGTGGTGGCTCCGCCGAGCTCGCCGAGATCGAACAGGCAGCTAGGGATGTCTGCCAACCTGTGATGTTCTTCGACCGATCGGTCGTAACGGAGGATTCCGCACTGGTCCGAGAGGCGGAGGCACTGTTCCCGGTCCGCATCTTTGATCTCCCTAAACTCATCGAATGCGTCAGGGAGGCGGAGGTAGAGGGCGTTACCACCTTCCACGACTGGGAGGTGCAAAACGTTGCCGCCGTGGCGTCGGCTCTCCGGCTACCGGGCCTCTCGACGGGGCCAGGTCCATGGGACAAGCTCACCCAGCGGACGCGCCTTGCTGCTGTCGGGCTGACGAAGGTCACGGCGGTGTCCGTCGACTCCCCGCAGACGTTCGCCGAGGCACTGGACAGGGTTCACCTGCCTGCCGTCCTGAAGCCACGACGTGGCGTGGGCGGCTCGGGTATCGCGTTCGTGGACAGCGAATCCGACGCCGACTACCAACTAGGGCACCGCACCAAGTGGTCCGACCTGCTTCTGGAAAGCAGACTTCCCCCATTCGAGCATCCGCGAACAGAGTGGCTCGCGGACTACGTCTCCGTCGAGATGGCCAGCACCCAAGACGACCATGTTCCAGTCGCGATCTTCGACAAGGCGCCCGTCTCCGTCCATCGGCACACCGGGCCGGATGCGTCCGACGCCGTCAGCGTCACCGGCGATCTGACCCCGACGATGCTGCCGCACATCGTTCGAATGCGCGTCCTCGATTACGTTCGGAAGGTACTCGACGCACTCCGTGTGCGGTGGTGCGTTACCCACACCGAGGTCAAACTCCTGCCGGATGCAGTCGATCTCATCGAGGTGAATGGGCGCGTCGGCGGCCATCTGCCCAGGTTGCTCGGGGTTCTTGGGGGGCCGAACCTCCTCACGATCGCAATGAACCTGGCACTGGCGCAGGAGCCTGAGATCCCCCCACTCGCCGACGGAGCGACTCAGGGGTATGCCATGGGACTGTTCCCGGCCTTCGGGGAAAGGACGGGAACCGTGCACTCAGCTGTTTCACGTGACCAGCTGGAACGGTACCCCTGTGTCATCCAGGTAGACGAGGTCGCCGAGCACGGGGCGCCACGTAGGGCCAGCGGATACCGGGTCGCGAACGTCGTCCTGCGCGCCGGTGAAGAGGAAGAACTCACCCTGGCCGTCACTGCGATCGCGTCGGGGATCGCCACACTCTTCAGTGCCGACGGACTTGATGAGGACCCGTGGTTCGAGAACTTCCGCTCAAAGAATCGTTGA
- a CDS encoding IS5 family transposase — protein MITAWKQDRVTRSATGDPGACDLREVVNAIFYQNRTGCQWRYLPHDLPAWSAVFYYFTLWRQDGLDQRIQELLRCQVRERARRLEDPSLVIIDTQSVRAAAGVPKTTTGLDAHKKVSGRKRGLAVDVLGLVIGVVVLAASAHDNAAGTALLDQAAERCGNRLEKALVDQGFKDEVLIHGALAGIDVEIARRNPADQGKGFIPQPKRWIVEQVNGTLMLHRRLAREYDHRPDTSASRVYWASIANMTRRLTTPSPAWRDTLGLAA, from the coding sequence ATGATCACGGCGTGGAAGCAGGACCGGGTGACCCGGTCGGCGACCGGTGATCCCGGGGCCTGCGACCTGCGGGAAGTCGTGAACGCGATCTTCTACCAGAACCGGACGGGCTGCCAGTGGCGCTACCTGCCCCACGACCTGCCGGCCTGGTCGGCGGTGTTCTACTACTTCACGCTGTGGCGCCAGGACGGCCTCGACCAGCGCATCCAGGAACTCCTGCGCTGCCAGGTGAGGGAGAGAGCCCGCCGATTAGAGGACCCGTCCCTCGTGATCATCGACACCCAGTCTGTCCGCGCGGCCGCCGGTGTCCCGAAAACCACGACGGGACTGGACGCGCACAAGAAGGTGTCGGGCCGCAAGCGGGGACTGGCCGTCGACGTCCTGGGGCTGGTCATCGGCGTCGTCGTGCTTGCCGCATCCGCCCACGACAACGCCGCCGGCACCGCCCTGCTCGACCAGGCTGCCGAGCGGTGCGGCAACCGCCTGGAGAAGGCCCTGGTGGACCAGGGCTTCAAGGACGAGGTCCTCATCCACGGCGCCCTGGCTGGCATCGACGTCGAGATCGCCCGCCGCAACCCCGCTGACCAGGGAAAAGGCTTCATCCCGCAACCGAAAAGGTGGATCGTGGAGCAGGTCAACGGCACGTTGATGCTGCACCGCCGCCTCGCCCGTGAGTACGACCACCGGCCCGACACCTCCGCCTCACGCGTCTACTGGGCCTCGATCGCGAACATGACCCGCCGCCTCACCACACCGTCTCCGGCCTGGCGCGACACCCTCGGGCTGGCCGCGTGA
- a CDS encoding transposase, translating into MARGRARSADPVWLAAYRATRPKVERKIAHLMRRRHGGRRARVRGRAKIAADFSLLAAAVNVARLGVLGIMSTGSDKWAVAAG; encoded by the coding sequence CTGGCCCGGGGCCGGGCTCGCAGTGCGGACCCCGTCTGGCTGGCCGCCTACCGGGCCACCCGCCCCAAGGTCGAACGCAAGATCGCCCACCTGATGCGGCGGCGACACGGCGGACGCCGCGCCCGGGTGCGGGGCCGGGCCAAGATCGCCGCCGACTTCTCCTTGCTGGCCGCCGCCGTCAACGTCGCGCGGCTCGGCGTGCTCGGAATCATGTCCACAGGCAGTGACAAGTGGGCGGTCGCCGCCGGCTGA
- a CDS encoding GNAT family N-acetyltransferase, whose translation MLGDTDVSAYAAADPEALLLGCLDGVPAASVLAIRHGEDFGFIGLYITRADLRGRGYGRRMWRAAVARLEGRLFGLDAVPEQQEAYMRLGLRPFWWNVQFSGIPQPARITLTSVELVAATALPFDVVAAYDREYFPVTRNAFLAEWIDMPGVQSLAALHEGRIVGFGTSRPSHGTCSRVGPLYADSSEIASVLLRSLATMAPNRAVAIDAPESNPLAKATMEQLGLKPRGRTVRMYNGTPPTVRLSGIYGTTSLEAG comes from the coding sequence ATGCTCGGCGACACAGATGTGTCCGCCTATGCGGCCGCTGATCCCGAAGCGCTCCTCCTCGGATGCCTCGACGGGGTGCCGGCCGCGTCGGTCCTGGCCATTCGGCACGGGGAGGATTTCGGTTTCATTGGCCTGTACATCACCCGGGCTGATCTTCGGGGCAGGGGCTACGGCAGACGAATGTGGCGAGCCGCTGTTGCCAGGCTGGAAGGACGACTGTTCGGCCTGGACGCTGTGCCCGAACAGCAGGAGGCATACATGCGTCTGGGCCTGCGTCCCTTTTGGTGGAACGTTCAGTTCTCCGGGATTCCGCAGCCTGCGAGAATTACACTCACGAGTGTCGAATTGGTCGCCGCCACAGCACTCCCTTTCGACGTAGTGGCTGCGTATGATCGAGAATATTTCCCGGTCACGCGGAATGCCTTCCTGGCTGAATGGATTGACATGCCCGGTGTGCAGAGTCTCGCTGCCCTCCATGAGGGCCGCATTGTCGGATTCGGGACATCTCGACCCTCTCACGGAACATGCTCACGGGTCGGCCCACTTTACGCTGACTCGTCCGAGATTGCTTCGGTCTTGTTGCGAAGCCTGGCTACGATGGCTCCGAACCGCGCGGTCGCAATCGATGCGCCCGAATCCAACCCATTGGCCAAGGCGACCATGGAGCAGCTCGGCTTGAAGCCTCGTGGCCGCACGGTACGGATGTACAACGGCACACCACCAACGGTGCGGCTCTCGGGAATTTACGGCACGACAAGCCTCGAGGCCGGTTGA
- a CDS encoding phosphohydrolase, translated as MAIDREAALFGAATHDIGKTVHLAELSGPGSAHEETKRALLLERGISPELARFAATHASWTRSDVVLEDLLVSLADKIWKNKRVPDLKDLVVVWLAEATGRRVWEEFLALDEVLSRIGDEADERLAFQASFPIHT; from the coding sequence GTGGCGATCGACCGGGAGGCGGCGCTGTTCGGGGCTGCGACGCACGACATAGGCAAGACGGTGCATCTGGCCGAGCTCTCCGGGCCCGGGTCGGCGCATGAGGAGACCAAGCGGGCTCTGCTACTCGAACGCGGCATCAGCCCAGAGCTCGCCCGCTTCGCCGCGACTCACGCGTCGTGGACGCGATCGGACGTCGTTCTGGAGGACCTCCTAGTGAGCCTCGCCGACAAGATCTGGAAGAACAAGCGCGTTCCCGACCTGAAGGACCTCGTCGTGGTGTGGCTGGCCGAGGCCACCGGCCGGCGGGTGTGGGAGGAGTTCCTCGCGCTCGACGAGGTCCTCTCCCGCATCGGCGACGAGGCCGACGAACGCCTGGCGTTCCAGGCGTCCTTTCCGATCCACACCTGA
- a CDS encoding LysR family transcriptional regulator: MDPHLLRTFVAVARCGSFSEAARELGYTQSAVSQHIAALENDLGTLLLQRRPVSPTVAGIRLLEHAGPLLLRLDAARADIARLTAAPAARITLGVSPLAMTSRLTLPLAGIRRTQPLLEVALRVLGREAVTHELATGTLDLGLIDGMAAPNDPLHLPDIGPLTTMAVTEGPLAVALPAQHPLADRANLDLADLADARWIDAPDTAVPLAQLRTASGTNGYRASLRYEGTDIRGLLALAAAGHGLALLPTHAIDGMPGLSPVPICAPRLVHRTEVLHSNTSDGPLAVLATALTAATR, from the coding sequence ATGGATCCGCACCTCCTCCGCACCTTCGTGGCCGTGGCGCGCTGCGGTTCCTTCTCCGAGGCGGCTCGTGAGCTCGGCTACACCCAGTCGGCCGTGTCCCAGCACATCGCCGCGCTCGAGAACGACCTCGGAACACTCCTGCTGCAACGGCGTCCGGTCTCTCCGACGGTCGCAGGCATCCGCCTACTGGAGCACGCCGGGCCGCTGCTGCTGCGACTGGACGCCGCCCGCGCGGACATCGCGCGTCTGACTGCGGCACCAGCCGCGCGCATCACCCTCGGTGTCTCACCGCTGGCCATGACGTCACGGCTCACCCTCCCTCTCGCCGGCATCCGCCGGACGCAGCCCCTCCTGGAGGTGGCACTGCGGGTGCTTGGCCGCGAAGCCGTCACCCACGAACTCGCGACCGGCACCCTGGACCTCGGCCTGATCGACGGCATGGCCGCCCCCAACGACCCGCTCCACCTCCCCGACATCGGCCCGCTCACCACGATGGCCGTCACCGAGGGACCGCTGGCCGTCGCGCTGCCCGCTCAGCACCCGCTTGCCGACCGGGCCAACCTTGACCTGGCCGACCTCGCCGACGCCCGATGGATCGACGCACCCGACACCGCAGTCCCTCTCGCACAGTTGCGCACTGCGAGCGGAACCAACGGCTATCGCGCGTCCCTGCGCTACGAAGGAACCGACATACGCGGGCTTCTCGCCCTCGCCGCCGCAGGACACGGACTCGCGCTGCTCCCCACGCACGCGATCGACGGCATGCCCGGCCTCAGCCCGGTCCCCATCTGCGCACCACGATTGGTGCACCGCACCGAGGTCCTCCACAGCAACACGTCGGACGGCCCCCTCGCAGTCCTCGCCACAGCCCTGACGGCAGCAACGCGATGA
- a CDS encoding transposase domain-containing protein: MQEKSVITSTIETARGVFAPGHLGELTQIVDFALVDAVLEETGRREKRLRLLPSRVVVYFVLALALFEHRSYRTVWSKLTAALTPLALVCPVVSSLTRARRRVGAAPLRRLFETLAGPVARPGQEGSFWRGLRTVAVDGTLLHTPDDETLTWRYPKRAGEGLEFGYPLLRAAGPGRVRHPRAHSRRFRTGVRG, encoded by the coding sequence TTGCAGGAGAAGTCTGTCATCACGTCCACGATCGAGACAGCCCGGGGTGTGTTCGCGCCGGGTCATCTGGGGGAGTTGACCCAGATAGTGGACTTCGCGCTGGTGGACGCGGTGCTGGAGGAGACCGGCCGGCGCGAGAAGCGCCTGCGGCTGCTGCCTTCTCGGGTGGTGGTGTACTTCGTGCTCGCTCTCGCGCTGTTCGAACACCGCTCGTACCGCACGGTGTGGTCCAAGCTGACCGCCGCGCTGACCCCGCTTGCCCTGGTGTGTCCTGTGGTCTCCTCGCTGACGCGGGCCAGGCGCAGGGTGGGGGCCGCGCCTCTGCGGCGTCTGTTCGAGACGCTTGCCGGGCCCGTCGCCCGCCCTGGGCAGGAGGGGTCCTTCTGGCGGGGCCTGCGCACGGTGGCCGTCGACGGGACCCTGCTGCACACCCCCGACGACGAGACGCTTACCTGGCGCTACCCCAAACGGGCCGGGGAGGGTCTGGAGTTCGGCTATCCGCTCCTGCGGGCTGCTGGCCCTGGTCGAGTGCGGCACCCGCGCGCTCATAGCCGCCGCTTTCGGACCGGAGTCCGAGGGTGA
- a CDS encoding IS3 family transposase, producing the protein MDEYRDRFGGVEPICRTLTAHDCQIAPSTYYAHKKRLETPSARSVRDEELKERIQEVYTSNYRVYGARKIWRELNRQGHAAARCTVERLMRELGIQGAVRGKRVITTIPGGQAERAPDLVDRDFVAGAPNRCWVADFTHVKTFAGVVYVAFVVDTSSRRIVGWSAATVKETVFVLDALEMAIWQRDRDQHPVQPGELIHHSDAGSQYTSFRLAEHLDAAGIAASIGSVGDAYDCQSSRTGSRKDRVAPAEVV; encoded by the coding sequence ATCGACGAGTACCGGGACCGCTTCGGCGGCGTCGAGCCGATCTGCAGAACGCTCACCGCACACGACTGCCAGATCGCCCCTTCCACGTACTACGCCCACAAGAAACGCCTCGAAACTCCCTCTGCCCGTTCCGTGCGCGACGAGGAGCTCAAGGAGAGGATCCAGGAGGTCTACACGTCCAACTACCGTGTCTACGGGGCCCGGAAGATCTGGCGCGAGCTGAACCGGCAGGGACATGCGGCGGCCCGCTGCACCGTCGAGCGCCTGATGCGCGAGCTCGGCATCCAGGGCGCGGTGCGCGGCAAACGCGTCATCACCACGATCCCCGGCGGACAGGCCGAGCGGGCCCCGGACCTGGTCGACCGCGACTTCGTCGCCGGCGCCCCGAACCGCTGCTGGGTAGCCGACTTCACGCACGTGAAGACCTTCGCCGGCGTCGTCTACGTCGCGTTCGTCGTGGACACCTCCTCGCGCCGGATCGTGGGCTGGTCGGCCGCCACGGTGAAGGAGACGGTGTTCGTCCTGGACGCCCTGGAGATGGCGATCTGGCAGCGCGACCGCGACCAACACCCCGTCCAGCCAGGGGAGTTGATACATCATTCGGACGCCGGGTCGCAGTACACGAGCTTCCGCCTCGCCGAACACCTGGACGCCGCCGGCATCGCGGCGAGCATCGGATCCGTCGGTGACGCCTACGACTGTCAGTCTTCTCGCACCGGATCCCGCAAGGATCGGGTAGCCCCGGCCGAGGTGGTCTGA
- a CDS encoding transposase, which produces MARPSRYPLELRRRAVRMVAEVRDDYPNETAALQAVADKLDIGSRETLRNWVKQYEIDAGTRPGTTTEESAQLKALKKESAELKRANEILKAAASFFAAELDRPHTRS; this is translated from the coding sequence ATGGCACGACCCTCCCGTTACCCGCTTGAGCTGCGCCGTCGCGCGGTGCGCATGGTCGCCGAGGTGCGCGACGACTACCCGAACGAGACGGCCGCCCTGCAGGCGGTGGCGGACAAGCTCGACATCGGTTCCCGCGAGACGTTGCGGAACTGGGTGAAGCAGTACGAGATCGACGCGGGGACGCGGCCGGGGACGACGACGGAGGAATCCGCCCAGCTCAAGGCGTTGAAGAAGGAGAGCGCCGAGCTGAAGCGGGCGAACGAGATCCTGAAGGCCGCGGCGAGTTTCTTCGCGGCCGAGCTCGACCGGCCACACACGCGCTCGTAG
- the ltrA gene encoding group II intron reverse transcriptase/maturase: MDTTVNGPKDASDWEDVAWRHHEDNVARLRQRIFKATREQDWAVVRSLQKLMLRSWSNTLISVRQVTQRNAGRRTAGIDGETALSPEARMNVAVRVHRTRSSWNPLPVRRVYIPKANGKQRPLGIPVIMDRCHQARVRNALEPEWEARFEPRSYGFRPGRSCADAIGALFSALNGSRARRLWILDADLSAAFDRIGHEPLLEAIGSFPAREMIRGWLKSGVVENGLLTPTEEGSPQGGVISPLLMNVALHGLEEAGGVRYLTTGRSAGETVRGAPVLVRYADDMVACCHSRQQAEQVKAQLAEWLAPRGLTFNEEKTRIVRLSEGFDFLGFTLRRFHDSKLIITPSKKAVMRLRKRLTDEMRNLRGSNVVAVIAKLNPIIRGWAAYYRGVVSSRIFSSLDSHVWRLTYKWARRSHPNKPKKWIVRRYYGKFNKFRNDYWVFGDRSCISESGGTYHVVKFSWTNIVRHQLVTGRASPDDPDLRDYWAKRRRKVKPPLDNYNLNLLARQEGRCPLCGDYILTTHQPPQSPHEWERWWLNTVRRAVAASYLTHHGRHGAPDGPQTRLVHASCQRSLRARTRRRTAVFASPRTPLGLA, translated from the coding sequence TTGGACACCACGGTGAACGGACCCAAGGACGCTTCCGACTGGGAGGACGTCGCGTGGCGTCACCACGAGGACAACGTAGCGAGGCTGCGGCAGAGGATCTTCAAGGCGACGCGGGAACAGGACTGGGCTGTGGTCCGGTCCTTGCAGAAGTTGATGCTGAGGTCATGGTCGAACACGCTGATCAGCGTGCGGCAGGTGACCCAGCGCAACGCGGGGCGTCGGACGGCCGGGATCGACGGGGAGACTGCCCTGTCACCCGAGGCCAGGATGAATGTGGCGGTGCGTGTGCACCGCACGCGCTCGTCCTGGAATCCGCTGCCGGTCCGGCGCGTGTACATTCCGAAAGCCAATGGAAAGCAAAGGCCGCTTGGTATCCCCGTGATTATGGACCGGTGCCATCAGGCGCGTGTCCGCAACGCGTTGGAGCCCGAGTGGGAAGCGCGGTTCGAGCCGAGATCCTACGGGTTTCGACCGGGCCGCAGTTGCGCGGACGCCATCGGCGCTCTCTTTTCCGCGCTGAATGGCTCCCGGGCCAGGAGGCTATGGATTCTGGACGCCGACTTGTCCGCCGCGTTCGACAGGATCGGCCACGAACCACTGCTGGAAGCAATCGGGTCATTCCCCGCCAGGGAAATGATTCGGGGATGGCTGAAATCGGGAGTGGTCGAGAACGGCCTGCTCACGCCGACCGAAGAGGGTTCCCCTCAAGGCGGTGTGATCAGTCCGTTGCTGATGAACGTCGCGCTCCATGGGCTGGAGGAAGCTGGCGGAGTCCGTTACCTGACAACTGGCCGTAGTGCCGGGGAGACGGTGCGAGGGGCTCCGGTACTGGTGCGATACGCCGACGACATGGTCGCCTGCTGCCATTCCCGGCAGCAGGCCGAGCAGGTCAAGGCGCAGCTTGCGGAGTGGCTGGCACCCAGGGGCCTGACCTTCAACGAGGAGAAGACGCGCATTGTGCGTCTCTCCGAAGGTTTCGACTTCCTGGGGTTCACTCTCCGCCGTTTTCACGACTCCAAGCTGATCATCACGCCGAGCAAGAAGGCGGTCATGCGGTTACGGAAGAGGCTCACGGACGAGATGCGGAACCTTCGTGGATCGAACGTGGTGGCGGTCATCGCCAAGCTCAACCCGATTATTCGTGGATGGGCGGCCTACTACCGCGGGGTGGTGTCCAGCCGGATCTTCTCGAGTCTGGACTCTCACGTATGGCGGCTCACCTACAAGTGGGCCAGACGCTCGCACCCCAACAAGCCGAAGAAGTGGATCGTGCGCCGCTACTACGGCAAATTCAACAAGTTCAGGAACGACTACTGGGTGTTCGGCGATCGTAGCTGTATCAGCGAAAGCGGCGGCACTTATCACGTGGTCAAGTTCTCCTGGACGAATATCGTCCGGCACCAACTGGTCACTGGCAGGGCATCACCTGACGATCCCGACCTACGTGATTACTGGGCCAAAAGGCGGAGGAAGGTCAAACCCCCGCTGGACAACTACAACCTGAACCTGCTCGCCAGGCAGGAAGGCCGATGTCCACTCTGCGGGGACTACATCCTCACCACCCATCAGCCACCGCAATCCCCGCACGAATGGGAGCGCTGGTGGCTGAACACCGTCCGCCGAGCGGTAGCCGCCAGCTACCTCACTCACCACGGGCGGCATGGCGCGCCGGACGGACCGCAGACACGTCTCGTACACGCCTCCTGCCAACGCAGCCTTCGGGCCAGAACGCGCAGGAGGACCGCAGTTTTTGCATCACCGCGAACGCCCTTGGGGCTTGCTTGA